One window from the genome of Pseudomonas sp. L5B5 encodes:
- a CDS encoding NorM family multidrug efflux MATE transporter, whose amino-acid sequence MQHPARTELWAILRLAGPLIASQLAHMLMVLTDTLMMARLSPQALAGGGLGAASYSFVSIFCIGVIAAVGTLVAIRQGAGDIEGATRLTQAGLWLAWIMALVAGLLLWNLKPLLLLFGQTESNVQAAGQFLLILPFALPGYLSFMALRGFTSAIGRATPIMVISLAGTVANFLLNYALITGMFGLPKLGLVGIGLVTAIVANCMALALAWHIRRHPAYAPYPLREGLSRLNVHYLRELWRLGLPIGGTYAVEVGLFAFAALCMGTMGSTQLAAHQIALQIVSVAFMVPAGMSYAITMRIGQHYGAGQLLDARLSGRVGIAFGAVVMLGFAMVFWLLPNQLIGLFLDHTDPAFAEVIQLAVSLLAVAAWFELFDGTQTIAMGAIRGLKDAKTTFLVGLGCYWLIGAPSAWLMAFTLGWGPTGVWWGLALGLACAAISLTLAFEWRMRRMIKREPAVPAMGLPAD is encoded by the coding sequence ATGCAGCATCCAGCACGCACCGAACTCTGGGCCATCCTGCGGCTGGCAGGCCCGCTGATCGCCTCCCAGCTGGCCCACATGCTGATGGTCCTCACCGACACCCTGATGATGGCCCGGCTCAGCCCGCAGGCCCTGGCCGGTGGCGGCCTGGGCGCGGCCAGCTATTCCTTCGTATCGATCTTCTGCATCGGCGTGATTGCCGCGGTGGGTACCCTGGTGGCGATACGCCAGGGCGCCGGGGACATCGAGGGCGCTACCCGCCTGACCCAGGCCGGCCTGTGGCTGGCCTGGATCATGGCCCTGGTCGCCGGCCTGCTGCTGTGGAACCTCAAGCCCTTGTTGTTACTGTTCGGCCAGACCGAAAGCAACGTCCAGGCTGCCGGCCAGTTCCTGCTGATCCTGCCCTTCGCGCTGCCCGGGTACCTGAGCTTCATGGCCTTGCGCGGCTTCACCAGCGCCATCGGCCGCGCGACTCCGATCATGGTCATCAGCCTTGCAGGGACTGTGGCCAACTTCCTGCTCAACTACGCCTTGATCACCGGCATGTTCGGCCTGCCCAAACTTGGCCTGGTGGGTATCGGCCTAGTGACCGCCATCGTCGCCAACTGCATGGCGCTGGCGCTGGCCTGGCACATCAGGCGCCATCCCGCCTACGCCCCGTATCCACTGCGCGAGGGCCTGTCCCGGCTGAACGTCCACTACCTGCGGGAACTGTGGCGCCTGGGCCTGCCCATCGGCGGCACCTACGCGGTGGAGGTCGGGCTGTTCGCCTTCGCTGCACTGTGCATGGGCACCATGGGCAGCACCCAGCTGGCGGCACACCAGATCGCCCTGCAGATCGTGTCGGTGGCGTTCATGGTGCCCGCGGGGATGTCCTACGCCATCACCATGCGCATCGGCCAGCACTACGGCGCTGGGCAATTACTGGATGCGCGCCTGTCGGGCAGGGTCGGCATCGCCTTCGGTGCGGTGGTGATGCTGGGGTTCGCGATGGTCTTCTGGCTGCTGCCCAACCAGTTGATCGGACTGTTCCTGGACCACACCGATCCGGCCTTCGCCGAGGTGATTCAACTGGCCGTGAGCCTGTTGGCGGTGGCCGCCTGGTTCGAACTGTTCGATGGCACCCAGACCATCGCCATGGGCGCAATCCGCGGCCTGAAGGATGCCAAGACCACCTTCCTGGTGGGCCTGGGCTGTTATTGGCTGATTGGCGCGCCGTCGGCTTGGCTGATGGCCTTCACCCTGGGCTGGGGGCCAACCGGCGTCTGGTGGGGCCTGGCCCTGGGATTGGCTTGCGCCGCCATCAGCCTGACCCTGGCGTTCGAGTGGCGCATGCGTCGCATGATCAAGCGTGAACCGGCGGTGCCGGCCATGGGCCTGCCAGCCGATTGA
- a CDS encoding putative bifunctional diguanylate cyclase/phosphodiesterase, translating to MSKPVEPLRVLLLAQEPVWTALLRECVAPLGDSVVLISASSWESVSRLFEDDRNAVLLTIPHLQPGPGRCSLPTVLLLDHEPSVAPVGVSDWLVGSCLSTDALRRCLRHVRERGVLENTLQRLAEQDPLTGIANRQGFQTLLAARLAENDGRGLALGHLDLDNFRHANDALGHQAGDRLILQVVSRLKSQLEAGDQLARLGSDEFALLIDTRRAPQRAEWMAERITEAMAEPYWIDGESLLIGCSLGIAHARANAGADPLMWHAHIAMQQAKSTQGCTFHIFNERINRNARSLADLESELRRALRRDELELHYQPRLNLHDGKIVGLEALVRWRHGERGLLPPSEFVPLAEQSGLIVPLGYWVISRALRDMQALRERELAPLHMAVNLSFRQFQDSQLLSTLSRLIAERGVEAQWLEFELTETAVMRRSDLVKQTMDALGRLGVRFSLDDFGTGFSSFVHLNSLPIALLKVDKSFVGGMEQREENRKLVHAMINLAHNLNLEVVAEGVETAEQLALLRDFGCDQAQGYLISKPLPLAELVEYLTFGSSQRSLQEEVI from the coding sequence TTGTCCAAGCCTGTCGAACCCTTGCGTGTGCTGCTCCTGGCTCAAGAGCCGGTGTGGACAGCGTTGTTGCGCGAGTGTGTCGCTCCGTTGGGAGACTCGGTGGTACTGATCAGTGCTTCCAGTTGGGAGTCGGTCAGTCGTTTGTTCGAAGACGATCGCAATGCGGTCCTGTTGACTATTCCACACCTGCAGCCCGGTCCCGGGCGTTGCAGTTTGCCCACAGTCCTGTTGCTGGATCATGAGCCCTCGGTAGCGCCGGTGGGCGTCAGCGACTGGCTGGTGGGTTCTTGCCTGAGCACCGATGCCTTGCGCCGTTGCCTGCGCCATGTGCGTGAGCGCGGCGTGCTGGAAAACACCCTGCAGCGCCTGGCCGAACAGGACCCGCTGACCGGTATCGCCAACCGCCAGGGTTTCCAGACCCTGCTGGCCGCACGCCTGGCGGAAAACGACGGTCGTGGCCTGGCTCTGGGCCACCTGGATCTGGACAACTTTCGTCACGCCAACGATGCCCTGGGCCACCAGGCCGGCGACCGGCTGATCCTGCAGGTGGTCTCGCGGCTCAAGAGCCAGCTGGAGGCCGGTGACCAACTGGCCCGCCTGGGCAGCGACGAATTCGCCTTGTTGATCGACACCCGCCGTGCCCCGCAGCGGGCTGAATGGATGGCCGAGCGCATCACCGAGGCCATGGCGGAACCTTACTGGATCGACGGCGAAAGCTTGTTGATCGGTTGCAGCCTGGGGATCGCCCATGCTCGCGCCAACGCCGGGGCCGACCCGCTGATGTGGCATGCGCATATCGCCATGCAGCAAGCCAAGAGCACCCAGGGCTGTACCTTTCATATCTTCAACGAACGGATCAACCGCAACGCCCGCAGCCTTGCCGACCTGGAAAGTGAACTGCGCCGGGCGCTGCGTCGCGACGAGCTGGAACTGCACTACCAGCCACGGTTGAACCTGCATGACGGCAAGATCGTCGGCCTCGAGGCCCTGGTGCGCTGGCGCCATGGCGAGCGCGGCCTGTTGCCGCCCAGCGAGTTCGTGCCGCTGGCCGAGCAGAGCGGGTTGATCGTGCCCCTGGGCTACTGGGTCATTTCCCGGGCCCTGCGGGATATGCAGGCCCTGCGCGAGCGCGAGCTGGCACCGCTGCACATGGCGGTCAACCTGTCGTTCCGCCAGTTCCAGGACAGCCAATTGCTCTCGACCCTGAGCCGGCTGATCGCCGAGCGCGGAGTCGAGGCGCAGTGGCTGGAGTTCGAGCTGACCGAGACTGCCGTGATGCGTCGCAGCGATCTGGTGAAGCAGACCATGGATGCCCTGGGCCGCCTGGGCGTGCGTTTTTCCCTGGACGACTTCGGCACTGGTTTCTCCTCCTTCGTGCACCTCAACAGCTTGCCGATCGCCCTGCTCAAGGTGGACAAGAGTTTTGTCGGCGGCATGGAGCAACGCGAGGAAAATCGCAAGCTGGTCCACGCGATGATCAACCTGGCCCACAACCTCAACCTGGAGGTGGTGGCCGAAGGGGTGGAGACTGCCGAGCAACTGGCGTTGCTGCGTGACTTCGGCTGCGACCAGGCCCAGGGCTACCTGATCAGCAAGCCGCTGCCGCTGGCTGAGCTGGTGGAGTACCTGACCTTCGGCAGCAGCCAGCGCTCACTCCAGGAAGAAGTGATCTGA
- the rep gene encoding DNA helicase Rep, giving the protein MSRLNPRQQEAVNYVGGPLLVLAGAGSGKTSVITRKIAHLIQNCGIRAQYIVAMTFTNKAAREMKERVGTLLRSGEGRGLTVSTFHNLGLNIIRKEHGRLGYKPGFSIFDETDVKALMTDIMQKEYSGDDGVDEIKNMIGAWKNDLILPPQALENARNPKEQTAAIVYTHYQRTLKAFNAVDFDDLILQPVKLFEEHPDILEKWQNKVRYLLVDEYQDTNASQYLLVKMLIGTRNQFTVVGDDDQSIYAWRGARPENLMLLKDDYPSLKVVMLEQNYRSTSRILRCANVLISNNPHEFEKQLWSEMGHGDEIRVIRCKNEDAEAERVAMEILTLHLRTNRPYSDFAILYRGNYQAKLIELKLQHHQVPYRLSGGNSFFGRQEVKDLMAYFRLIVNPDDDNAFLRVINVPRREIGSTTLEKLGNYATGREISMYAATEEIGLGEHLDSRFTDRLARFKRFMDRVREQCAGEDPIGALRSMIMDIDYENWLRTNSSSDKAADYRMGNVWFLIEALKNTLEKDEDGEMTVEDAIGKLVLRDMLERQQEEEDGAEGVQMMTLHASKGLEFPYVFIMGMEEEILPHRSSIEADTIEEERRLAYVGITRARQTLAFTFAAKRKQYGEIIDCAPSRFLDELPPDDLAWEGTDDTPTEVKAVRGNNALADIRAMLKR; this is encoded by the coding sequence ATGTCCCGACTCAATCCCCGGCAACAAGAAGCCGTGAACTACGTCGGCGGCCCTCTTTTGGTGCTCGCCGGTGCAGGCTCCGGCAAGACCAGCGTGATCACCCGCAAGATCGCCCACCTGATCCAGAACTGCGGGATCCGCGCTCAGTACATCGTCGCCATGACTTTCACCAACAAGGCGGCACGGGAAATGAAGGAGCGGGTCGGCACCTTGCTGCGCAGCGGCGAGGGGCGCGGCCTGACGGTGTCGACCTTCCATAACCTGGGCCTGAACATCATCCGCAAGGAGCATGGACGGCTGGGCTACAAGCCGGGCTTCTCGATCTTCGACGAGACCGACGTCAAGGCCCTGATGACCGACATCATGCAGAAGGAGTACTCCGGGGACGACGGCGTCGACGAGATCAAGAACATGATCGGTGCCTGGAAGAATGACCTGATCCTGCCTCCCCAGGCCCTGGAAAATGCGCGCAATCCCAAGGAGCAGACCGCAGCGATCGTCTACACCCACTACCAGCGCACGCTCAAGGCGTTCAACGCGGTGGACTTCGACGATCTGATCCTGCAGCCGGTGAAGCTGTTCGAGGAACACCCCGACATCCTCGAGAAGTGGCAGAACAAGGTGCGCTACTTGCTGGTGGACGAATACCAGGACACCAACGCCAGCCAGTACCTGCTGGTGAAGATGCTCATCGGCACGCGCAACCAGTTCACCGTGGTGGGCGATGACGACCAGTCGATCTACGCCTGGCGCGGTGCCCGGCCGGAAAACCTGATGCTGCTCAAGGACGACTACCCGTCCTTGAAAGTGGTGATGCTGGAGCAGAACTACCGCTCCACCAGCCGCATCCTGCGGTGCGCCAACGTGCTGATCTCCAACAACCCCCACGAATTCGAAAAGCAGCTGTGGAGCGAGATGGGCCACGGCGACGAGATCCGCGTGATCCGCTGCAAGAACGAGGACGCCGAGGCCGAGCGGGTAGCCATGGAGATCCTGACCCTGCACCTGCGCACCAACCGTCCCTACAGCGATTTTGCGATCCTGTACCGGGGCAACTACCAGGCCAAGCTGATCGAGCTGAAGCTGCAGCACCACCAGGTGCCCTATCGCCTGTCCGGGGGCAACAGCTTCTTCGGGCGCCAGGAAGTGAAGGACCTGATGGCCTACTTCCGCCTGATCGTGAACCCCGATGACGATAACGCCTTCCTGCGGGTGATCAACGTACCGCGCCGGGAAATCGGTTCCACGACCCTGGAGAAACTCGGCAACTATGCCACCGGGCGCGAAATCTCGATGTACGCCGCCACCGAGGAAATCGGCCTGGGCGAGCACCTGGACAGCCGCTTTACCGACCGCCTGGCACGCTTCAAGCGTTTCATGGACCGGGTCCGCGAGCAGTGCGCCGGCGAGGACCCGATCGGCGCCCTGCGCAGCATGATCATGGACATCGACTACGAGAACTGGCTGCGTACCAACAGTTCCAGCGACAAGGCCGCGGACTATCGGATGGGCAACGTCTGGTTCCTGATCGAGGCCTTGAAGAACACCCTGGAAAAGGACGAAGACGGCGAGATGACCGTCGAGGATGCCATCGGCAAGCTGGTCCTGCGCGACATGCTCGAACGCCAGCAAGAAGAGGAAGACGGTGCCGAAGGCGTGCAGATGATGACCCTGCATGCCTCCAAGGGCCTGGAGTTTCCCTACGTGTTCATCATGGGCATGGAAGAGGAAATCCTCCCCCATCGCTCCAGTATCGAAGCCGATACCATCGAAGAAGAACGGCGCCTGGCCTACGTGGGCATCACCCGCGCGCGCCAGACCCTGGCCTTCACCTTCGCGGCCAAGCGCAAGCAATACGGCGAAATCATCGACTGTGCGCCGAGCCGCTTTCTCGACGAACTGCCCCCCGACGACCTGGCCTGGGAAGGCACCGACGACACGCCGACCGAGGTCAAGGCCGTTCGCGGCAACAACGCTTTGGCAGATATACGCGCGATGTTAAAGCGGTAA
- a CDS encoding LysR substrate-binding domain-containing protein produces the protein MSRRLPPLYALRAFEAAARHSSFTRAGEELSITQSAVSRHIRTLEDHFACRLFQRNGRNLQLTEAARLLLPGIREGFGALERACGTLRGEDGILRMKAPSTLTMRWLLARLSRFRHLQPGNEVQLTSAWMDVDSVDFNQEPFDCAVLLSNGHFPADWESSCLFPELLIPVGAPNLLNDQPWDAARLATTELLHPTPDRRDWRSWLEHMGLAGQVSLKGGQVFDTLELGMIAAARGYGVSMGDLLMVAEDVAQGRLSLPWPTAVASGLNYYLVWPRTRAGGERLRRLSDFLQGEVEAMQLPVVERLG, from the coding sequence ATGTCCCGTCGTCTTCCTCCTCTTTATGCCCTGCGCGCCTTTGAAGCGGCGGCCCGGCACAGTTCGTTCACCCGTGCTGGCGAGGAGCTGTCGATCACCCAGAGTGCCGTCAGCCGGCATATCCGTACCCTGGAAGACCACTTCGCCTGCCGGCTGTTCCAGCGCAACGGGCGCAACCTGCAGTTGACCGAGGCTGCACGCCTGCTGCTGCCGGGTATCCGCGAAGGGTTCGGTGCCCTGGAGCGGGCTTGCGGCACCCTGCGCGGCGAGGATGGCATCTTGCGCATGAAAGCCCCTTCGACCCTGACCATGCGCTGGCTGCTGGCGCGGCTCAGTCGTTTTCGTCACTTGCAACCGGGCAATGAGGTGCAGCTCACCAGCGCCTGGATGGATGTGGACTCGGTGGACTTCAACCAGGAGCCCTTCGACTGTGCCGTGTTGCTGAGCAATGGCCACTTTCCCGCCGACTGGGAGTCCAGTTGCCTGTTTCCCGAACTGCTGATCCCGGTGGGGGCGCCGAACCTGCTCAACGATCAGCCCTGGGATGCGGCACGCCTGGCGACCACCGAGTTGCTGCACCCGACCCCGGACCGGCGGGACTGGCGCAGCTGGCTCGAGCACATGGGGCTTGCCGGCCAGGTTTCGCTCAAGGGCGGGCAGGTATTCGATACCCTGGAACTGGGAATGATCGCTGCGGCACGGGGGTATGGCGTGTCCATGGGCGACCTGTTGATGGTCGCCGAGGACGTGGCCCAGGGACGCTTGAGCCTGCCCTGGCCGACGGCGGTGGCCAGTGGCTTGAACTACTATCTGGTGTGGCCCAGGACCCGGGCTGGCGGCGAGCGACTGCGGCGCCTGAGCGACTTCCTGCAAGGGGAGGTCGAGGCCATGCAACTGCCTGTGGTGGAGCGCCTGGGCTGA